The Coffea arabica cultivar ET-39 chromosome 6e, Coffea Arabica ET-39 HiFi, whole genome shotgun sequence genome contains the following window.
TTTTTGAATCGTAATACCTCAAATAACTGCCACTTTGTTCTGATATCACTTTGAACATGAAAATATGAATCACTTTTACACGATACACGTACAATGCATTAACAGAGAGTATAAACGATTCCCATACAAGAACTAAATAACCACAGAAATGAATTTAGATTGCACTATTACAAAGAGACCTCTACTACTTACCTCACTTCCACTGGCACACCACGTACAGAACGTTTTGCCACACTCTCTGCCCACACAGAGAAGCACGTACACAATCAACTGTAACGCTACTTTGGGAGAAGAAATTGCCGGCTATTCGTCTTGGTAAGGTGCCTCGAACTTTTCGTTCTTGTGATTTTAGGAGTAGCGAGGTATTCTGCAAGTTCTTAAGGTAGTATGATATATTTATTGGGGTGGATGGCTGATCTGCATTGCGATGCATTTGGGTTTTCGTACTACGATAAGAACTTCCACCCACAAGTTGCCACTTTATGGTGGTTAAGGCCTTGGGATGCAGATTAGCACATGCATTTCTGCAATTTGTGGCCCCTATAGTACTCTGTATTTATGTGCTACTGCATACCTGCAGAGTAATTTCAAATCCATCCTGAATATTTGCAAGTGGAAACATACAAGTCCATCACACTTCTACTTTTCAGACTTCTGTGGACGAGCAAAAGCAAAAATCACTAGCATACAAAACCTATCTCCATGCTTGGTAGGGCGCCTGGCGGTAGGGAGCCTGGCCCCATGGACTAATTATTTCAGCCTGGCCCCAAGGTCCGAATTATTTCACCACGCTCAAGCATTACATTTTACACTTGAACTGCCTCTCTGTGGGTATAAAAACTGCAAAGGGCAGTAGGCATTAGTGGCGTAGGGAAATAGGCACAGCAACAAAGCTGAAGCATAGTGGAAGTTGATCCTTAGTGGTAACCTCGTTGCTTTAGCACGTTTGGAATTTGTAAAGCATCTAAACATTTTGAAGGCCCACCAAATAACAAAGTGCATTTGCAAGATCTAATTTCTGCTTTGTTCTTTGAAGTCCCCTGTCAAAGTGACTGTTGTGAGTTATGCTTGAGAGCGAAGCAAATAACAAAATGGCGtggtatttttttgttttggatcAAGTTTCTCATATTTCGATTTCAAACCAAAAAGTGCAGTGACCAATAAAAAGTTGTCATTATTTGATGAATTAACTAATTAATCCTTCATGTTTTATTTAATTCATCAAATTTGCATTCCAAAACTGACAATTACAACATATATATGTAGTTTTTATATTCAATTCATATTTTATTGATTACATAACAAATAGAACCGTCCCATACATCATGACTCAAAGAAGATAGGTACTGAAACAAAAATATGAGATGAATGAAGAGCTTATGTCCTGTACTGCACCCTAaaatatataaaccaaaaacCAGAGGAAACACAACAAACATCTGACATAAAAATATAACCAAATGCGGTTTACTTATAAATAGCTGTAAAAATAATCTGAAATTGTAACCACGATACAAATCCCCATCATGACTCTCAAAGACAATacatatattttattttcatatgTCCTCAGAAAGCCTACTCTCAAAGTCAACGCGGGGTAGGCTTATACACACCAAAGAGCAAAGAGTAACTGACTCCAACAAGTAAAGAGTAAAAAGTAACTAATTTTCAGCAACAACACatacaataataatataatagtTCTGGAAATACGTTAGTTTTCAGCTGCCCACACAACTCAAGCCAAGCCTTTCTCTTTCATCAACTTAAGGATATAGCCGTACTGGTCAGTTGCAGAAGCCCGAAGGAATATAACGCGCTCACCCTCTTTTTCATAATTCGCATAATGACAGTTAGCGTGTATTCTCCATTCTGGCGGAATGTCCATTGTGTTGATCACATCCTGGCACTGGATTACGCTATAGAGGGACTCGAACTCCATCCTGCTCCGTCTGTCCTCAAGTACAACGTCGGAGTAATTTCCAATTTTGCTAATAGCATCCTCAAGACCTGTAGATGACCTTGTAGATTTTGACCCTCTAGTTCCCTCCGGTTCACCGCTGGTCCCTAGGCTTGACGCTGACCTTTTACCTCCAACTGCCCCTGGAACTGGCGGCACATAGTACACGTCATCTTCATCCCCTTGGTCGCCCATGTTTGTCGGATTAGGAGCCCTCGAGATAGAGGCTTTACCTTTTCCCTTCCGGCTCCTAGCAGAAGTATTGGCCCTTTCACGGCGAGGTGGTTCCGATGGTACTACTTCGCTTGCCGATTGGGCACGGCTGCCTGTGGCGTGTCTTCCAAGCAGTAATGGTGTCAGTCGATCATACCAGTAGCAGGAGTTCTCCTTTTTGAATTCAGCATACGCCGCATTAGACTAATGAAATGCAAATCTGTAGTCAGCACAAAGGAAAGAGGCGTGCAATACTACTTAACTACTGAAATAGGTAGTTCGTACATGCAATAGATGTGCATTTCAGTTAATATACGAGTTGGCAAAATTTAACCAGCAAATGTGTTGATTAAAGCCACTACCAGTATCCATTTCGTACTATTGTCACAAGAtaataaaagactaaaactaATTGTAAGGCAGCAAAGTGAACACATATGAACAATATGGCTAGTGAACCATTCATACAATTGAGAAACACATATTTCAAGCCACAAATGATGGAAGAATGGACAGCAGTATTCAGTCCAAAGTAGTGGTCTCAAAACAAGTAGTAGTTGGAAATTCTTAGACAAGTAGTAGCAGCCAGCACCTACAGTAGTGTATGGTAGCTTGATTTTATCACAGTTAATACCAACTACTTGGTGAGCCTAGTTATGCTTGATAGCATATAGTTTTCACACTTTTCAGTTATGCCCCATCTGTCTCTCAAGTTCATGCAGTTCTAGTGCTCTAAAGGAGACAGTCAAACAGAAATCCAAATTTCAGCAAGCCAATATCACCAAGACACATCTACTTAAGCATCGAATCAGCTAATAGCAAAAACTATCCTCACCAAGACTAGTACTATCCGCCAAAAGTAAAATAACAAATAGCAGTAGTAGCAGCAATGGGAATTCGAAACAGTGCAACTattaacaaaattccagaaatggGAATTCCTCTATTGCAGCACTAGGCATTCAATTCGCATCGTAAGAAagtaaattaacaaataaaggcaGCTACAAGTCCATACCTGGACCAAGTTTTCCCAATGTTCATCATCAGCAGTAAAGCAGTAGGTGTCCTCACTCCACCCAACCCCGGTCTCTGCTTTTGATGATATCCCACGCAGATTACAGAATAGgtcccatttcttcttgatgTGATAGAATCTGGTCTGCAGCTGTTGGCCAGTGACGGTCAAGCTTCCATTACTCACCAAATGTGCTGCCAACTGGTCATAGTTTGTCTCTAGCGATTTCCTGTTGTCCCACCAGTTATTTTCCCTAAAACTAACATAGGCTATGAGGAAAGCTTCATCCATTGCATCGGTCCATTGAATCCTGGAGGCCATTTGCTGAAAAACGTGGGAAAAAAAACTGTATTTCAGAAACGGATATGTCTACAATACTTTAAAGTGCTTTGGAAAAAATAAAGCGACAAATAATAAGTGGGATAAATCAGGTCAAGCTTTCTGCATTGCGAATTGACTTGCCTCAATGTAGGTGGACAGGCAGTCGATGTAGTTGTTAGAGGCTGTTGACGAATGGGAGGAGCAATCGGAAGTACAGCTAACAGGTGAGGCTACAAAATAGGATACATAACTGGTAAGACTAAATCAATTAAGAGCGAAATTTACTCGACCATACATATGAACATGGAAGAAGGACATACAATCGCAAGAAGGCTTCTTCCTCTTGTCAGCGGTCATAACCGAAGAGCTAACAGCGGCACACAAATAAGGTGGCAGCAGCTGGAcatatataaattattattcatCAGATACCCAAAGTCAATAGTTTACAATTTTCGTTGTTGTTCAGATTAACAACGGCAGCCAAAACATTAATGATAGGAACTTTTTTAAGATAAACATCTACTTGTTTTTTAGACCCTGACCTACTTGCTGAGGTAATCTCTCTTAAGGATAATAATTCTTGTATTTAAATGTTTTTTGTTCTGTTTGCCTGTTTCTCTGATTACCTAGACATTGCATAGGTTACAATTAGCTTCCAATGCATATAGAATGTTGTGAGGCTTTACAAAAGTTCCATTATAAAGTTAACAAATAGTTGCATTAATAGATGGTTAGAATCCTGCTAACTCATATGATATCTTGAGATTGCCTTCATATTTTGGCAGATTGAGCTGTCCCAGACTACTTAAACCAATGTGTCACTGCTTCCTCTTGAAGAATTAGCGATTGACATGCTTCATATTATAATCAACAACAATTACAATAAGTTTGTACTTCAGAAGTCTCCGTATTTAGTATATATAACTGGGGgatctttttttccttcaaatttttgtttgtgCTATGTGTGTTGTAGTTGTTTTCTCtgtatttttgttttgtgaGTTCAATATTTTCTACTCTTCTGTCAATCTATAGTTCACTTGAATCACTAAATCTATTTCATAGCACTAAATCTATTTCATGGACATCCTTAAATTACGAGGAACCTGACCTCCTTCCTTTAATATGGTGGTTAATAGAGTTATACCCCaatctaaaaatttattttacccATGGCATTTATGcgcaatatttattttttgagtcTCTAATCTTTAGCCTTAATTTAAAAGTTAAGCTGTTAAACATTCATATCACTCCCACGCAGAGTATTTTGGCACTTTTTCTGTTTGAGGCATGACAATTAATCAGAAGTAGTTGGCAGAAAATC
Protein-coding sequences here:
- the LOC113694476 gene encoding uncharacterized protein; this encodes MTADKRKKPSCDSSPVSCTSDCSSHSSTASNNYIDCLSTYIEQMASRIQWTDAMDEAFLIAYVSFRENNWWDNRKSLETNYDQLAAHLVSNGSLTVTGQQLQTRFYHIKKKWDLFCNLRGISSKAETGVGWSEDTYCFTADDEHWENLVQSNAAYAEFKKENSCYWYDRLTPLLLGRHATGSRAQSASEVVPSEPPRRERANTSARSRKGKGKASISRAPNPTNMGDQGDEDDVYYVPPVPGAVGGKRSASSLGTSGEPEGTRGSKSTRSSTGLEDAISKIGNYSDVVLEDRRSRMEFESLYSVIQCQDVINTMDIPPEWRIHANCHYANYEKEGERVIFLRASATDQYGYILKLMKEKGLA